In Halovivax gelatinilyticus, the following are encoded in one genomic region:
- a CDS encoding GNAT family N-acetyltransferase, with amino-acid sequence MGLRPATAADREPIREVARAAWHDTYDELDAETVDETVDAWYDDASFREALDTPGTAVLVAESDGEIVGFTHGVVTENEGDVLRMYVHPDHQRQGIGTALHERLRTALEDFNMERMRAIDLASNEGGRRFYEHLGFEETGEGTVEIGGKPRREVVYTLEFP; translated from the coding sequence ATCGGTCTTCGACCGGCGACGGCCGCGGATCGCGAGCCGATTCGCGAGGTCGCTCGGGCGGCCTGGCACGACACCTACGACGAACTCGACGCGGAGACGGTAGACGAGACCGTCGACGCGTGGTACGACGACGCGTCGTTCCGCGAGGCGCTCGATACGCCCGGGACCGCCGTTCTCGTCGCCGAATCTGACGGCGAGATCGTCGGGTTCACCCACGGCGTCGTCACCGAGAACGAGGGAGACGTCCTTCGGATGTACGTCCACCCCGACCACCAGCGCCAGGGAATCGGCACCGCCCTCCACGAGCGGTTACGCACCGCGCTCGAGGACTTCAATATGGAACGGATGCGGGCGATCGACCTCGCCTCGAACGAGGGTGGCCGGCGGTTCTACGAACACCTCGGATTCGAAGAAACCGGCGAGGGGACGGTCGAAATCGGCGGGAAACCCCGCCGCGAGGTCGTCTACACGCTCGAGTTTCCCTGA
- a CDS encoding translation initiation factor, protein MSNDDPLDDLLDELDAHGDLDTAEQVLSIRMEKRRYGKPVTIVEGFDLPASEVKSIASDLKSAMGTGGTIEEGRIELQGDHRDRVPALLRERGFQVDA, encoded by the coding sequence GTGTCAAACGACGACCCACTCGACGACCTGTTAGACGAACTCGACGCCCACGGCGATCTCGATACGGCCGAACAGGTGCTCTCGATCCGGATGGAAAAACGACGCTACGGAAAGCCGGTGACGATCGTCGAGGGGTTCGACCTGCCGGCCTCGGAGGTCAAATCGATCGCCTCGGATCTCAAGAGCGCGATGGGAACCGGCGGCACCATCGAGGAGGGTCGGATCGAACTGCAGGGAGATCATCGCGATCGCGTCCCTGCGCTACTTCGCGAACGCGGGTTTCAGGTCGACGCCTGA
- a CDS encoding ribbon-helix-helix domain-containing protein, with protein MEYANVSVKFPEELDTEVENFLDETGVYTNKSEFIKESVRRHLVELNNEPAIAALRVERLLARAERAPASDDELHDRLDALREKVEPSSVTEAVESAREELVDRSEKRP; from the coding sequence ATGGAGTACGCCAACGTCAGCGTGAAATTCCCCGAAGAACTCGACACGGAGGTCGAGAACTTCCTCGATGAGACCGGCGTATACACGAATAAAAGCGAATTTATCAAAGAGTCGGTTCGCCGTCATCTCGTCGAATTGAACAACGAACCGGCGATCGCGGCACTCCGCGTCGAACGGTTACTAGCCAGAGCCGAGCGGGCACCGGCCAGTGACGACGAACTGCACGACCGACTCGACGCACTTCGAGAGAAGGTCGAACCGTCGTCGGTTACGGAGGCGGTCGAATCGGCTCGAGAAGAACTCGTCGACCGCTCGGAGAAACGGCCGTGA
- a CDS encoding ABC transporter ATP-binding protein, with the protein MGPAIETDGLTKRFGDVVAVDGLDMTVERGESYGFLGPNGAGKSTTIDLLVGFLEPTTGTATVLGHDIREGSREIRRRIGVLPEGTDLYPRSTGREHIAFVGRVRDVDVDPEAVLDRLGLDRADQRRYVREYSKGMRQRLSLGMALAGEPDLLILDEPGTGLDPTGQAEIRDIVREEVDDGTTVFLSSHQLSSVESVCDRVGILDSGHLVAEDTIEGLRDLPGVGFTVSLGFAEPIGDLGLNDLEGVTAVTRGNGLARTRRDGDADRWLDVTCRAPGDRIDAIRRADERGRLVDVETREPSLETLFERYVDDDSVHESVGKRREVQA; encoded by the coding sequence ATGGGACCCGCAATCGAAACGGACGGACTCACGAAACGCTTCGGCGACGTCGTCGCCGTCGACGGCCTCGACATGACCGTCGAACGGGGCGAATCCTACGGCTTTCTCGGGCCGAACGGCGCGGGGAAGTCGACGACGATCGACCTGTTGGTCGGATTCCTCGAGCCGACCACGGGCACGGCTACCGTCCTCGGCCACGACATCCGTGAGGGGTCACGCGAGATCCGCCGACGCATCGGCGTGCTCCCCGAAGGGACCGACCTGTACCCGCGATCGACCGGCCGCGAACATATCGCCTTCGTCGGCCGGGTCAGGGACGTCGACGTCGATCCGGAGGCCGTCCTCGACCGCCTCGGCCTCGACCGAGCGGACCAGCGGCGGTACGTCAGGGAGTACTCGAAGGGAATGCGACAGCGACTCTCGCTCGGAATGGCGCTGGCGGGCGAACCGGACCTGCTGATCCTCGACGAGCCGGGAACCGGCCTCGATCCGACGGGACAGGCCGAGATCCGCGATATCGTCCGCGAAGAAGTCGACGACGGAACCACCGTATTCCTCTCGAGTCACCAGCTCTCGTCCGTCGAATCGGTCTGCGACCGCGTGGGAATCCTCGATTCGGGCCACCTCGTCGCAGAGGACACGATCGAAGGGCTTCGCGACCTGCCAGGCGTCGGCTTCACGGTGTCGCTCGGGTTCGCCGAACCGATCGGCGACCTCGGCCTGAACGATCTCGAGGGCGTTACCGCCGTGACACGAGGGAACGGCCTCGCACGGACGCGGCGGGACGGTGACGCAGACCGGTGGCTGGACGTAACGTGTCGGGCGCCTGGCGACCGGATCGACGCGATCCGTCGCGCCGACGAGCGGGGACGGCTCGTCGACGTCGAAACGCGAGAACCGTCGCTCGAAACGCTGTTCGAACGATACGTCGACGATGACTCGGTTCACGAATCCGTCGGCAAACGCCGGGAGGTACAGGCATGA
- a CDS encoding PIN domain-containing protein, translating into MKILDTNLWVFGTLEVNETARKLLAEIDRGETISAISAYMVQEALNAFERTPGLNPGECDELQTLFLTRLSRMTGLIEAPSSRDFSASLLDERRSSVRTNLLGRVTGVQPKDVPILVLAFKYREREPTIYTNDERFGQFEPNRFNCEELRIEYVE; encoded by the coding sequence GTGAAGATCCTCGATACGAACCTCTGGGTGTTCGGGACGCTCGAAGTCAACGAGACTGCACGGAAACTGCTGGCAGAAATCGACCGCGGGGAGACCATCTCCGCAATTTCTGCGTACATGGTTCAAGAAGCCCTCAACGCGTTCGAACGAACACCAGGACTGAACCCGGGCGAGTGCGACGAGTTGCAGACGCTGTTTCTCACCCGACTCTCTCGAATGACTGGCCTCATCGAAGCTCCGTCCAGTCGAGATTTCTCCGCATCACTGCTAGACGAACGGCGTTCCAGTGTTCGAACGAACCTTCTCGGCCGAGTTACCGGCGTTCAACCGAAAGACGTGCCGATACTCGTGTTGGCGTTCAAATATCGAGAACGAGAGCCGACGATCTACACGAACGACGAACGCTTCGGGCAGTTCGAACCGAACAGGTTCAACTGCGAGGAGTTGCGTATCGAGTACGTCGAATAA
- a CDS encoding ABC transporter permease subunit, whose product MSWLAVAHRDITDARRSNVLLAAIGSLSAFVALVAATTSESGSAPAEDVLWTTNAIVIWYVPIVSLVIGYLAIAGERETGRIKHLLGLPLRRRDVLLGKLVSRSLVAVVAVAVAMAVGGVIALVRFGSVPIGHLVAQSTFVAGFAVVYVAIAVGISALSATRMRAMVGVVSVYVFFTIAWVMPGINPHDSVAYVVEDLLGLSARPALYDFVYHLSPSFAYSRLTNGFLFERAEDGAMPPEPGDPFYLQEWFMPVILLAWLVVALGVGYARFRRAEIG is encoded by the coding sequence ATGAGCTGGTTGGCCGTCGCCCACCGCGATATCACCGACGCGCGCCGATCGAACGTCCTCCTGGCGGCGATCGGGTCGCTCTCCGCGTTCGTCGCACTCGTCGCGGCGACGACTTCCGAGAGCGGGTCGGCGCCGGCCGAGGACGTTCTCTGGACGACGAACGCGATCGTCATCTGGTACGTCCCGATCGTCTCGCTGGTGATCGGCTACCTCGCGATCGCCGGCGAGCGCGAGACGGGTCGGATCAAACACCTGCTCGGATTGCCGCTCCGGCGCCGAGACGTCCTTTTGGGCAAACTCGTGAGTCGGTCGCTCGTCGCCGTCGTCGCCGTGGCGGTCGCGATGGCCGTCGGTGGAGTGATCGCCCTCGTCCGATTCGGATCGGTGCCGATCGGACACCTCGTCGCCCAGTCGACGTTCGTCGCCGGGTTCGCCGTCGTCTACGTCGCGATCGCGGTCGGCATCTCGGCGCTGTCGGCGACGCGGATGCGGGCGATGGTCGGCGTGGTCAGCGTCTACGTCTTTTTCACCATCGCGTGGGTCATGCCGGGAATCAATCCCCACGACAGCGTCGCCTACGTCGTCGAAGATCTCCTCGGCCTGTCGGCGCGACCGGCCCTCTACGACTTCGTCTACCACCTGAGTCCGTCGTTCGCCTACAGCCGCCTGACCAACGGCTTCCTCTTCGAGCGCGCCGAAGACGGCGCCATGCCGCCCGAGCCCGGCGACCCGTTCTACCTCCAGGAGTGGTTCATGCCCGTGATCCTGCTGGCGTGGCTGGTCGTGGCACTCGGGGTGGGATACGCGCGATTTCGGCGGGCGGAAATCGGGTGA
- a CDS encoding ArsR/SmtB family transcription factor: MGRLLPTRTEVTIDRDDEPRLLCLDDEETGDVLGRLASDTGREIVQTIYAEPMSAQDLASTLDRSVQSVSYHLEKLEAVGIIEVLDTCYSEKGQEMAIYGPPSEPLVVYVGMSDDQRGLRAAFERFAGAIGPVAILIAIGETLSRLLGGEE; encoded by the coding sequence ATGGGCCGGTTACTGCCGACGCGGACAGAGGTGACGATCGACCGGGACGACGAGCCACGATTGCTCTGTCTCGACGACGAGGAGACCGGCGACGTACTCGGTCGACTCGCATCCGACACCGGGCGGGAAATCGTCCAGACGATCTATGCGGAACCGATGTCGGCACAGGACCTCGCATCCACCCTCGATCGATCCGTTCAGAGCGTTTCGTATCACCTGGAGAAGCTAGAGGCGGTTGGCATCATCGAGGTACTCGACACCTGCTATTCAGAAAAGGGCCAGGAGATGGCCATTTACGGACCGCCGTCCGAACCGCTGGTGGTCTACGTCGGGATGTCCGACGACCAACGTGGTCTGCGCGCGGCGTTCGAACGCTTCGCCGGAGCGATCGGTCCCGTCGCGATTCTCATCGCCATTGGCGAGACCCTCTCGCGTCTGCTGGGCGGCGAGGAGTGA
- a CDS encoding trans-sulfuration enzyme family protein: protein MDDSDRSTGFDTRAVTAGEKAMTSQGAFGDVVSPIHLASTYALDGIDPSLALEDVDPDAGEFLYSRLSNPTRRTLERQLAALEGGEHAMAFSSGTAAIAALGLSILEPGDRLVAFEDLYAGTKRMFTELFAGRFDVDVTFVDATDVDAVAAAVDDRTALVWLETPTNPLIRLCDIEAISALAHDHGALVGVDNTFLSPYFQRPLDLGADVVAHSTTKYVNGHSDAIGGAIVTDDASLADELALTQQITAGSMLSPFDSYLTLRGLKTLPLRMRQHERNAMELAEFLEAHPAVSEVYYPGLESHPQHDLATRQQSGYGGVLSFDLAGTQDDAITFLESLDEFALAVSLGGVESLIELPAAMTHEPLDPAQREAIGITDTLVRMSVGIEDVADLRADLEQGLELISTLESPADD from the coding sequence ATGGACGATTCCGATCGGTCGACCGGGTTCGACACCCGCGCGGTGACGGCGGGCGAGAAGGCGATGACCAGCCAGGGAGCGTTCGGCGACGTCGTCTCGCCGATCCACTTGGCGTCGACCTACGCGCTAGACGGCATCGATCCCTCGCTCGCACTCGAAGACGTCGATCCGGACGCCGGCGAATTTCTCTACTCGCGGCTCTCTAACCCGACCCGACGAACGCTCGAACGACAGTTGGCCGCCCTCGAAGGCGGCGAGCACGCGATGGCGTTCTCGTCTGGAACCGCGGCGATCGCCGCGCTCGGCCTCTCGATACTCGAACCGGGTGATCGGCTGGTCGCCTTCGAGGACCTCTACGCGGGGACAAAGCGCATGTTCACCGAACTCTTCGCCGGCCGGTTCGACGTCGACGTCACCTTCGTCGACGCGACGGATGTAGACGCGGTCGCCGCCGCGGTAGACGACCGGACGGCGCTCGTCTGGCTCGAGACGCCGACGAACCCGCTGATCCGACTGTGTGACATCGAGGCGATTTCGGCGCTGGCCCACGATCACGGCGCGCTCGTCGGCGTGGACAACACGTTTCTCAGTCCGTACTTCCAGCGCCCGCTCGACCTCGGCGCCGACGTCGTCGCCCACAGCACGACGAAGTACGTAAACGGCCACAGCGACGCGATCGGCGGCGCAATCGTCACCGACGACGCGTCGCTCGCGGACGAACTGGCGCTCACCCAGCAGATCACCGCCGGAAGTATGCTCTCGCCGTTCGACAGCTACCTCACCCTCCGCGGGCTGAAGACGCTCCCGCTTCGCATGCGCCAGCACGAGCGAAACGCGATGGAACTCGCCGAGTTCCTCGAAGCCCACCCGGCCGTCTCCGAGGTGTACTATCCCGGACTGGAGTCACACCCACAGCACGACCTCGCGACGCGCCAGCAGTCGGGCTACGGCGGCGTCCTCTCGTTCGATCTCGCCGGCACGCAAGATGACGCCATAACCTTCCTCGAATCGCTCGACGAGTTCGCCCTCGCGGTGAGCTTAGGCGGCGTCGAATCGCTGATCGAACTCCCCGCCGCGATGACCCACGAGCCGCTCGATCCCGCCCAGCGCGAGGCGATCGGCATCACGGACACGCTCGTCCGGATGTCCGTCGGAATCGAAGACGTAGCCGACCTGCGCGCGGATCTGGAGCAAGGGTTAGAACTGATCTCGACGCTGGAGTCGCCGGCGGACGATTAA
- a CDS encoding excinuclease ABC subunit C produces MQADRVRERASELPAEPGVYQFFDGETTLYVGKAVDVRSRVRSYADPRGARIQRMVREADSIDVAVTDTETQALLLEANLIKRHQPRYNVRLKDDKSYPMVQLTDHEVPRIEITRDPAETATVYGPYTDKGRVETVVKALRETYGLRGCSDHKYRGRDRPCLDYEMGLCTAPCTGEIDPETYAGDVDIVKRFLGGETGVLADPLGTAMAEAAEANNFERAANLRDRLAAVERFHGEGGEAVQTYDDERTVDVLGVAIEGEKATVARLRSEGGKLVDRDRFTLAAPYGADEGVPTVIAAFIVQHYAERTMPDALLLPERHDDEEVAAWLDAEGVAVRVPGVGREAKLVELALKNARRNVGGRDECGLLADALGIDRARRIEGFDVSHAQGKSAVGSNVTFVDGSAETADYRRKKLDDRNDDYDNMAQLLRWRAARAVDGRDDRPDPDLLLIDGGKGQLAAACEALEAEGWDVPAVAIAKAEERVITPDREHAWPSDAPHLHLLQRVRDESHRFAVQYHQTIRDEVKTVLDDVPGIGPETRKRLLGRFGSVENVREASVDDLTSVEGVGSKTAETLKARL; encoded by the coding sequence GGCCGACTCGATCGACGTCGCCGTCACCGACACGGAGACGCAGGCGCTGCTCCTCGAGGCGAACCTCATCAAGCGCCACCAGCCCCGGTACAACGTCCGGCTCAAAGACGACAAGTCCTACCCGATGGTCCAGCTCACCGACCACGAGGTTCCGCGGATCGAGATCACGCGGGATCCCGCCGAAACCGCGACGGTATACGGTCCCTACACCGACAAGGGTCGGGTCGAGACGGTCGTGAAGGCGCTTCGCGAAACCTACGGTCTCAGGGGCTGTTCCGATCACAAGTATCGCGGGCGGGACCGCCCGTGTCTCGACTACGAGATGGGGTTGTGTACCGCGCCCTGTACGGGCGAGATCGATCCCGAGACGTACGCGGGCGACGTCGATATCGTCAAACGCTTCCTGGGGGGTGAGACGGGCGTCCTCGCGGATCCGCTCGGGACGGCCATGGCCGAGGCCGCCGAGGCGAACAACTTCGAACGCGCGGCCAACCTCCGCGACCGGCTGGCCGCCGTCGAGCGCTTTCACGGCGAGGGCGGCGAGGCCGTCCAGACCTACGACGACGAGCGGACCGTCGACGTCCTCGGCGTCGCGATCGAGGGCGAGAAAGCGACGGTCGCCCGGCTCCGCTCGGAGGGCGGCAAGCTCGTCGACCGCGATCGGTTCACCCTCGCCGCGCCGTACGGTGCCGACGAGGGCGTGCCGACCGTGATCGCCGCGTTCATCGTCCAGCACTACGCCGAGCGGACGATGCCCGACGCTCTCCTCCTGCCCGAACGCCACGACGACGAGGAGGTCGCCGCCTGGCTCGACGCCGAAGGCGTCGCCGTCCGCGTCCCCGGCGTCGGGCGCGAGGCCAAGCTGGTCGAGTTGGCGCTGAAAAACGCCCGGCGAAACGTGGGTGGACGCGACGAGTGCGGGCTGCTCGCCGACGCGCTGGGGATCGACCGCGCCCGGCGGATCGAGGGCTTCGACGTGAGCCACGCCCAGGGGAAGTCGGCCGTCGGCAGCAACGTCACCTTCGTCGACGGCAGCGCCGAGACGGCCGACTACCGGCGAAAGAAGCTCGACGATCGGAACGACGATTACGACAACATGGCCCAGCTGCTTCGCTGGCGTGCCGCCCGCGCCGTCGACGGTCGCGACGACCGGCCCGACCCCGATCTCCTGCTGATCGACGGCGGAAAAGGACAGCTCGCGGCCGCCTGCGAGGCCCTCGAAGCCGAAGGGTGGGACGTCCCCGCCGTGGCCATCGCCAAGGCGGAAGAGCGGGTGATCACCCCCGACCGCGAGCACGCCTGGCCGAGCGACGCCCCGCACTTACACCTCCTCCAGCGGGTTCGCGACGAGTCTCACCGCTTTGCCGTCCAGTACCACCAGACCATCCGCGACGAAGTCAAAACGGTCCTGGACGACGTCCCCGGCATCGGCCCGGAGACGCGAAAGCGCCTGCTCGGTCGCTTTGGCAGCGTCGAGAACGTCCGCGAGGCGAGCGTCGACGACCTGACGAGCGTGGAGGGCGTCGGTTCCAAGACGGCCGAGACGCTGAAAGCGAGGTTGTAG